From the genome of Mucispirillum schaedleri ASF457:
AATCTCTCCACCTGAACATATCATATTAATACTCCAATATTATGGTTTACACTAAAACTATTTATCTCTTTTAAATATTGCTCCATCACCGGCACTTGATACACCTTTTGCATATTTTGCTAAGTAACCGCTTGCAGCTTTTGGTGCTGGTGCAGTAAAGTCTGCACGCCTTTTTTCAAGCTCTTCATTACTTACTTCTAAATGAATGCGTCTTTCTGGTATATTAATAGTTATTTTATCATCATCTTTTACAAGAGCAATCATGCCGCCTTCTGCTGCTTCTGGAGAAATATGACCAACACATGGCCCTCTTGTGCCGCCAGAAAATCTGCCGTCAGTAATCAATGCAACCTTAGTAAGACCAAGACCCATAATGGCAGCAGTTGGAGCAAGCATTTCTCTCATACCAGGTCCGCCTTTTGGACCTTCATAGCGGATGACTACTATATCACCATTTTTTATAACACCGCCCATAATTGCTGCCATTGCATCTTCTTCAGAGTTAAATGTTTTTGCTGTGCCGGTAAATATCATCATATCAGGCTGAACTGCACTTTGTTTAATGACAGAGCCACCGGGAGCAATATTTCCACGAAGCACTGCAATACCACCCTCTTTATGATATGGGTTATCTACTGGACGGATAATATCTTCATCATAGTTTTCTGCTGCTTTGCATATTTCTTTCACAGTCATACCGCTTACAGTAATATTATCTTCTAAATGGTTTTCAAGGGATTTCATAACAGCAGGGACACCGCCTGCAAATTCAAAATCTTCCATAAAATATTTGCCACCGGGTAGAAGACTTGTAATATGTGGTGTTTCTTTTGATAAAACATCAAAAGAATCTAAATTTAAATTAATTCCTGCTTCGTAAGCAATAGCAGGAAGATGAAGTGTAGTATTTGTTGAGCCGCCAAGAGCTAAATCTGCTTTAATAGCATTTCTAAATGCTTTTTCATTCATAATATCAAGTGGCTTAATATCTTCTTTAACAAGAGAAACAAGGCGGACACCAGAATCAAAAGCTATCCTGCGTTTTTTTGCCATACCAGCCATAGCTGTTGCACACCCCGGCATACTCATACCCATAACTTCTGTTAAGCATGCCATAGTATTAGCAGTAAAAAGACCCTGACATGCACCTTCACCAGGGCATGCTGTCATTTCCATATTAGTAATTTCATCTTCATCTATTTCACCAGTGGCAGCTTTTGATGCAGCTTCAAAAGAATCAGTAATAAAATCACGCCTTTTCATACGGTAGTTGCCACTCATCATAGGGCCTGCTGTTACAAATATAGATGGCACATTAAGCCTTGCTGCAGCCATAAGCATTCCCGGAGTAATTTTATCGCAGTTAGTAATAAAAAGCACACCATCAAGGGAGTGAGCATTTACAACACATTCTATAATATCAGCAATAGCATCACGGCTTGGCAGGCTGTAACGCATGCCAGAGTGTCCCATAGATATACCGTCACAGACACCCGGAACACTGAATATAAAAGCCTGACCGCCACCTGTATGAATGCCTTTTTCTGCAAACCTTTCAAGTATTCTCATACCGGAATGGCCGGGAATAAGGTCTGTAAAACTTGAGCATATACCAATAAATGGTGCATCCATTTGGTTTTTAGAAACACCAGTGCCATATATTAATGCTCTGTTTGGTGCACGCTGGCACCCTTTTTTTATAATATCACTTCTCATATTATTACCCTTGTATATTCACTTAAAAATTTAAATAATTAATTAAGTTATCACTATAATTTTAATTTAGCAATTACTTTTTTAAATTTTTTGAGTATGTGTAAAATCTAAAAACGATTGTAAAAAAAATGAATCAATAAAAAAGCGGTTGTTAAAAAAATGGACTTCCAAAAAAACTTTAAAAAATATACAGAAGGAGCCTTAAAAAGCAGTAAGTAAAACATTCTTTTATTTATTGCTTATCAACATTTTATCAGACTGAATAAAAAAAATAAACTTGAATACAAACTACAAGTTTGGTCTGCCAGATTAATTTATAAAAATAACTGGCTTACCCCCAAATTTTTAAACTATGCTTAAAAAAGCTATTATTAATAAAATATGTAATAATCATGTTATTAATTAATATGTATATGCAAAATATATTAAAGTATCCTGCCACCGCACATCTCAAGAATCAAAGTTTTTGTTATTTCATTCCTTATGCTCCAATTCCTTAAACATTCGCTGTTTTTTCTCCACTGCCACTGCAACTCGCTTCGCTCAGACAATCAGCTGGCAAATCGTTTCACAAAAACAGCTCATAAGAAATTAAGTCGCAAAGAGAATGAAATAACATGGGGCATCCTTTAAAAGCGGATATTAAGACATATTAATATATACTAATTTTTAAGGTCTATTTTAATTCTAGTAAATATGTTGTTTTAATTATTATATAGTTATAAGTATTATTACAAATAACGCTTGACATCCCCCCCCCGTGATATAGTAGAGAAAATTTTTTAGGAGGCATAACTTATGTTTGCAAATTTTATTCACCCTGTAACTGGTGAAAAAAGACAAGTTAAAATAGGGCTGAGTTGGACTCTATTCTTTTTTGGTGAATTTTTTGGAATTCCATTTTTTATTAGAAAAATGTATTCATTGGGTATAATTATATGTGTACTGAATATAGTTCATATCATAATATCATTTGTAGATGATTATTATCAAACAAAATTTTTAGTTCCATTAAGTTATGGAGAGATTGGTTTGTTATTCGTGTTGTTATTTCAGGGCAATAAAATGACTGCACAATATTATTTAAAGCAAGGTTTCAGAATTGAAAATGATGATGAACTTGTAAAGAAACAAGTAAAAATTGCATGGAAATTTACTGACGATGTATTTGTAGAAAATAATTTGAAGGAAGAAAAGTAATGAAATATTATTTACACAGAATATCTTATGAACGGGAAGTGTCATATCCTTTACTTGATAATGGTTTGTTATCTATTGGGTGGTCTGATTTCAGCAATAGAGAATTTATTGATAAAACAAGATTGGAAAGTATGCCTTATTTGGACAAATGCTTTCAAAAAGAATGGAACTATAAACCTAAAAACAGATATTGCTTATACAGATTTATTGCTGAAATGGATAAAGGGGATATAGTTATCGTTCCTAAATATCAGTCATTTGATGTTTATGAAATTTTAGAAAAAGCAGTTCCAGTTTCTGAAATAAATTTACCAGATAATTTACATACCACTAACAATAAAGAGATAATTTTTAAGAATAATCTGCTTTATATAGATGATGATGTAGTTGATTTAGGTTTTATAATCAAAGTTAAAAAGATAGCGCAAAATATTCCAAGAAATGACTATGCAGATTCCGCATTAACTGCCAGAATGAAAATGTTCCAAACTAATGCGGATATTACAGATTTAAAAGAAAGCATAAATAAAGCTGTTTGGTCATTTAAAAATAACAAGCCTATAAATTTAAGGTCAGAAATATTATATAAAACAAAAGACACTGTGCTTGATACTATAAAAACAAGCTTAAACCCTGATAAACTGGAATACCTTATAAAATGGTATTGTGAAAAAACTGGAGCATCTTCTGTTGATATTCCAGCAAAAAATTATGAAGATAAAAAAGGCGATGTTGATATTATTGCAACATTTGAAAATATAAAATTGATTTTATATATACAAGCCAAATTTCATGAAAAGGAAACAGATAACTGGGCAATAGAGCAGATAAGTGATTATTATGAAAATATATCCATTAGTAATGATGGGTATTCCCGCACAGCATGGGTAATCACAACGGCAGATAAATATAGTAAAGAAGCATTAGAAAAAGCTGCCGAAAAAAATATAACACTTATTACAGGCAGAGAGTTTGCAGAAATGCTTTTAGATGTGGGTTTTAGTGGTATGAATATATAAATATAAGGGGATTAAATATGAAAAAAATATTATTAAGTATATTTATGATAATAGTTACAGCAGGTTGTTTTGACAAAACACCAACTTGCAGTGATGAACTAGTAACAAATCAAGTCATCAAACTTTATAGAGATTATTCTATAAAAGAAATTACTAACAAAGAAGCAGAACTTAAATTTGCAAACTTAATGTTAGGAGGAGATAAAGAAGAAATTAACAAAGAATTTGCAAATATGATTAATGAAATAAAAACTATGAAAATGACTATAGAACATATTAGGACAATAAGTATTGATAAATCTGTAAATAAGCACAGCTGTCTAGGAACATTAAAATATCAATTAGAAGGTGAAAGCAGCAGTGAAGAAATAAGTTACTCATTTCAGCCTACTGATG
Proteins encoded in this window:
- a CDS encoding leukotriene A4 hydrolase C-terminal domain-containing protein; translated protein: MKKILLSIFMIIVTAGCFDKTPTCSDELVTNQVIKLYRDYSIKEITNKEAELKFANLMLGGDKEEINKEFANMINEIKTMKMTIEHIRTISIDKSVNKHSCLGTLKYQLEGESSSEEISYSFQPTDDKKNIWVQIDDIK
- a CDS encoding restriction endonuclease → MKYYLHRISYEREVSYPLLDNGLLSIGWSDFSNREFIDKTRLESMPYLDKCFQKEWNYKPKNRYCLYRFIAEMDKGDIVIVPKYQSFDVYEILEKAVPVSEINLPDNLHTTNNKEIIFKNNLLYIDDDVVDLGFIIKVKKIAQNIPRNDYADSALTARMKMFQTNADITDLKESINKAVWSFKNNKPINLRSEILYKTKDTVLDTIKTSLNPDKLEYLIKWYCEKTGASSVDIPAKNYEDKKGDVDIIATFENIKLILYIQAKFHEKETDNWAIEQISDYYENISISNDGYSRTAWVITTADKYSKEALEKAAEKNITLITGREFAEMLLDVGFSGMNI
- the ilvD gene encoding dihydroxy-acid dehydratase encodes the protein MRSDIIKKGCQRAPNRALIYGTGVSKNQMDAPFIGICSSFTDLIPGHSGMRILERFAEKGIHTGGGQAFIFSVPGVCDGISMGHSGMRYSLPSRDAIADIIECVVNAHSLDGVLFITNCDKITPGMLMAAARLNVPSIFVTAGPMMSGNYRMKRRDFITDSFEAASKAATGEIDEDEITNMEMTACPGEGACQGLFTANTMACLTEVMGMSMPGCATAMAGMAKKRRIAFDSGVRLVSLVKEDIKPLDIMNEKAFRNAIKADLALGGSTNTTLHLPAIAYEAGINLNLDSFDVLSKETPHITSLLPGGKYFMEDFEFAGGVPAVMKSLENHLEDNITVSGMTVKEICKAAENYDEDIIRPVDNPYHKEGGIAVLRGNIAPGGSVIKQSAVQPDMMIFTGTAKTFNSEEDAMAAIMGGVIKNGDIVVIRYEGPKGGPGMREMLAPTAAIMGLGLTKVALITDGRFSGGTRGPCVGHISPEAAEGGMIALVKDDDKITINIPERRIHLEVSNEELEKRRADFTAPAPKAASGYLAKYAKGVSSAGDGAIFKRDK